In Rhineura floridana isolate rRhiFlo1 chromosome 1, rRhiFlo1.hap2, whole genome shotgun sequence, the following proteins share a genomic window:
- the CNDP2 gene encoding cytosolic non-specific dipeptidase isoform X1 — MAAALISARGCRSLLCPSFRARRWRPAPIRRIFQPRYSVQKMSYVLEPFFEYVDKHQDLYVERLAQWVAIQSVSAWPEKRGEIKRMMEVAAKDIERLGGTTELVDIGKQKLPDSSEIPLPPIILGKLGSDPHKKTVCVYGHLDVQPAALEDGWDSEPFTLEERDGKLYGRGSTDDKGPVLAWLNALEAYQQIKQEIPVNVKFCLEGMEESGSEGLDKLIFAQKDAFFKDVDYVCISDNYWLGKKKPCITYGLRGICYYFIEVECSDKDLHSGVHGGSVHEAMTDLIALMGSLVDKKGKILIPGINDAVAPLTDEEHQLYDRIDFDLKEYAKDVGATQLLHGTKKDILMHRWRYPSLSLHGIEGAFSGSGAKTVIPRKVIGKFSIRLVPDMTPEVVTKQVQDHLSKKFAELHSPNKFKVNLGHGGKPWVSDFNHPHYMAGRRAMKTVFGVEPDLTREGGSIPVTLTFQEATGKNVMLLPVGSADDGAHSQNEKLNRFLFPRYNYVQGVKLLGVYLREVAQLED; from the exons ATGGCTGCAGCGCTGATCTCGGCCAGGGGTTGTAGGTCACTTCTGTGTCCCAGCTTCCGTGCTCGGAGATGGAGACCCGCCCCGATCCGTAGA ATTTTTCAGCCACGCTATTCTGTTCAGAAAATGTCATATGTCCTTGAACCCTTCTTTGAGTATGTTGATAAACACCAGGACCTGTATGTTGAG CGGTTAGCCCAGTGGGTGGCAATCCAGAGTGTGTCAGCATGGCCAGAAAAGAGAGGAGAAATCAAGCGAATGATGGAAGTTGCTGCCAAGGACATTGAGCGACTGGGTGGCACGACTGAGCTGGTGGATATTGGAAAACAGAAG CTGCCTGACAGTTCAGAGATTCCTCTGCCTCCAATAATTCTGGGCAAACTTGGCTCAGATCCTCACAAGAAAACAGTTTGTGTCTATGGACACTTGGATGTACAACCTGCAGCTCTTGAAGATGGCTGGGACAGCGAACCTTTTACCTTGGAGGAAAGAGATG GGAAGCTGTATGGCCGAGGGTCCACAGATGACAAAGGTCCAGTGCTTGCCTGGCTGAATGCCCTGGAAGCTTATCAACAAATTAAACAG GAAATCCCAGTTAATGTCAAGTTTTGTCTGGAAGGTATGGAGGAGTCTGGCTCCGAAGGCCTTGACAAGTTGATTTTTGCACAAAAAGATGCTTTTTTCAAAGATGTAGACTATGTTTGTATCTCTGACAATTACTGGCTGGGCAAGAAGAAGCCCTGCATCACCTATGGCCTTAGGGGCATCTGCTATTACTTCATAGAG GTGGAATGCAGTGACAAAGACCTTCATTCTGGCGTACATGGTGGCTCGGTTCATGAGGCTATGACGGACCTCATTGCTTTGATGG GCTCCTTAGTGGACAAGAAAGGAAAGATCCTCATTCCTGGCATTAATGATGCAGTGGCTCCTCTCACTGATGAAGAGCATCAACTTTATGACAGAATTGACTTTGATTTGAAGGAATATGCTAAGGATGTAGGAGCCACACAACTGCTGCATGGAACAAAG AAAGATATACTGATGCATAGGTGGCGATACCCTTCGTTGTCCCTCCACGGAATAGAAGGAGCTTTCTCTGGATCCGGCGCTAAAACTGTGATTCCACGGAAAGTGATTGGCAAATTTTCAATAAGACTGGTGCCAGACATGACTCCAGAAGTTGTGACTAAGCag gtTCAAGATCACTTGTCCAAAAAGTTTGCTGAGCTGCACAGCCCCAATAAATTCAAAGTAAACCTGGGCCATGGTGGAAAACCTTGGGTGTCAGATTTCAACCATCCCCACTACATGGCTGGAAGAAGAGCTATGAAAACAG TATTTGGTGTGGAGCCAGACTTGACCAGAGAGGGAGGAAGCATTCCTGTCACCCTGACCTTCCAAGAAGCAACAGGCAAAAATGTAATGCTTCTGCCTGTGGGGTCTGCAGATGATGGAGCCCATTCTCAGAATGAGAAACTCAACAG ATTTCTCTTTCCCAGGTACAATTATGTTCAAGGTGTCAAGCTATTGGGTGTATACCTGCGTGAAGTTGCCCAGTTGGAGGACTGA
- the CNDP2 gene encoding cytosolic non-specific dipeptidase isoform X3, producing the protein MSYVLEPFFEYVDKHQDLYVERLAQWVAIQSVSAWPEKRGEIKRMMEVAAKDIERLGGTTELVDIGKQKLPDSSEIPLPPIILGKLGSDPHKKTVCVYGHLDVQPAALEDGWDSEPFTLEERDGKLYGRGSTDDKGPVLAWLNALEAYQQIKQEIPVNVKFCLEGMEESGSEGLDKLIFAQKDAFFKDVDYVCISDNYWLGKKKPCITYGLRGICYYFIEVECSDKDLHSGVHGGSVHEAMTDLIALMGSLVDKKGKILIPGINDAVAPLTDEEHQLYDRIDFDLKEYAKDVGATQLLHGTKKDILMHRWRYPSLSLHGIEGAFSGSGAKTVIPRKVIGKFSIRLVPDMTPEVVTKQVQDHLSKKFAELHSPNKFKVNLGHGGKPWVSDFNHPHYMAGRRAMKTVFGVEPDLTREGGSIPVTLTFQEATGKNVMLLPVGSADDGAHSQNEKLNRFLFPRYNYVQGVKLLGVYLREVAQLED; encoded by the exons ATGTCATATGTCCTTGAACCCTTCTTTGAGTATGTTGATAAACACCAGGACCTGTATGTTGAG CGGTTAGCCCAGTGGGTGGCAATCCAGAGTGTGTCAGCATGGCCAGAAAAGAGAGGAGAAATCAAGCGAATGATGGAAGTTGCTGCCAAGGACATTGAGCGACTGGGTGGCACGACTGAGCTGGTGGATATTGGAAAACAGAAG CTGCCTGACAGTTCAGAGATTCCTCTGCCTCCAATAATTCTGGGCAAACTTGGCTCAGATCCTCACAAGAAAACAGTTTGTGTCTATGGACACTTGGATGTACAACCTGCAGCTCTTGAAGATGGCTGGGACAGCGAACCTTTTACCTTGGAGGAAAGAGATG GGAAGCTGTATGGCCGAGGGTCCACAGATGACAAAGGTCCAGTGCTTGCCTGGCTGAATGCCCTGGAAGCTTATCAACAAATTAAACAG GAAATCCCAGTTAATGTCAAGTTTTGTCTGGAAGGTATGGAGGAGTCTGGCTCCGAAGGCCTTGACAAGTTGATTTTTGCACAAAAAGATGCTTTTTTCAAAGATGTAGACTATGTTTGTATCTCTGACAATTACTGGCTGGGCAAGAAGAAGCCCTGCATCACCTATGGCCTTAGGGGCATCTGCTATTACTTCATAGAG GTGGAATGCAGTGACAAAGACCTTCATTCTGGCGTACATGGTGGCTCGGTTCATGAGGCTATGACGGACCTCATTGCTTTGATGG GCTCCTTAGTGGACAAGAAAGGAAAGATCCTCATTCCTGGCATTAATGATGCAGTGGCTCCTCTCACTGATGAAGAGCATCAACTTTATGACAGAATTGACTTTGATTTGAAGGAATATGCTAAGGATGTAGGAGCCACACAACTGCTGCATGGAACAAAG AAAGATATACTGATGCATAGGTGGCGATACCCTTCGTTGTCCCTCCACGGAATAGAAGGAGCTTTCTCTGGATCCGGCGCTAAAACTGTGATTCCACGGAAAGTGATTGGCAAATTTTCAATAAGACTGGTGCCAGACATGACTCCAGAAGTTGTGACTAAGCag gtTCAAGATCACTTGTCCAAAAAGTTTGCTGAGCTGCACAGCCCCAATAAATTCAAAGTAAACCTGGGCCATGGTGGAAAACCTTGGGTGTCAGATTTCAACCATCCCCACTACATGGCTGGAAGAAGAGCTATGAAAACAG TATTTGGTGTGGAGCCAGACTTGACCAGAGAGGGAGGAAGCATTCCTGTCACCCTGACCTTCCAAGAAGCAACAGGCAAAAATGTAATGCTTCTGCCTGTGGGGTCTGCAGATGATGGAGCCCATTCTCAGAATGAGAAACTCAACAG ATTTCTCTTTCCCAGGTACAATTATGTTCAAGGTGTCAAGCTATTGGGTGTATACCTGCGTGAAGTTGCCCAGTTGGAGGACTGA
- the CNDP2 gene encoding cytosolic non-specific dipeptidase isoform X2, translating into MAAALISARGCRSLLCPSFRARRWRPAPIRRIFQPRYSVQKMSYVLEPFFEYVDKHQDLYVERLAQWVAIQSVSAWPEKRGEIKRMMEVAAKDIERLGGTTELVDIGKQKLPDSSEIPLPPIILGKLGSDPHKKTVCVYGHLDVQPAALEDGWDSEPFTLEERDGKLYGRGSTDDKGPVLAWLNALEAYQQIKQEIPVNVKFCLEGMEESGSEGLDKLIFAQKDAFFKDVDYVCISDNYWLGKKKPCITYGLRGICYYFIEVECSDKDLHSGVHGGSVHEAMTDLIALMGSLVDKKGKILIPGINDAVAPLTDEEHQLYDRIDFDLKEYAKDVGATQLLHGTKKDILMHRWRYPSLSLHGIEGAFSGSGAKTVIPRKVIGKFSIRLVPDMTPEVVTKQVQDHLSKKFAELHSPNKFKVNLGHGGKPWVSDFNHPHYMAGRRAMKTVFGVEPDLTREGGSIPVTLTFQEATGKNVMLLPVGSADDGAHSQNEKLNRYNYVQGVKLLGVYLREVAQLED; encoded by the exons ATGGCTGCAGCGCTGATCTCGGCCAGGGGTTGTAGGTCACTTCTGTGTCCCAGCTTCCGTGCTCGGAGATGGAGACCCGCCCCGATCCGTAGA ATTTTTCAGCCACGCTATTCTGTTCAGAAAATGTCATATGTCCTTGAACCCTTCTTTGAGTATGTTGATAAACACCAGGACCTGTATGTTGAG CGGTTAGCCCAGTGGGTGGCAATCCAGAGTGTGTCAGCATGGCCAGAAAAGAGAGGAGAAATCAAGCGAATGATGGAAGTTGCTGCCAAGGACATTGAGCGACTGGGTGGCACGACTGAGCTGGTGGATATTGGAAAACAGAAG CTGCCTGACAGTTCAGAGATTCCTCTGCCTCCAATAATTCTGGGCAAACTTGGCTCAGATCCTCACAAGAAAACAGTTTGTGTCTATGGACACTTGGATGTACAACCTGCAGCTCTTGAAGATGGCTGGGACAGCGAACCTTTTACCTTGGAGGAAAGAGATG GGAAGCTGTATGGCCGAGGGTCCACAGATGACAAAGGTCCAGTGCTTGCCTGGCTGAATGCCCTGGAAGCTTATCAACAAATTAAACAG GAAATCCCAGTTAATGTCAAGTTTTGTCTGGAAGGTATGGAGGAGTCTGGCTCCGAAGGCCTTGACAAGTTGATTTTTGCACAAAAAGATGCTTTTTTCAAAGATGTAGACTATGTTTGTATCTCTGACAATTACTGGCTGGGCAAGAAGAAGCCCTGCATCACCTATGGCCTTAGGGGCATCTGCTATTACTTCATAGAG GTGGAATGCAGTGACAAAGACCTTCATTCTGGCGTACATGGTGGCTCGGTTCATGAGGCTATGACGGACCTCATTGCTTTGATGG GCTCCTTAGTGGACAAGAAAGGAAAGATCCTCATTCCTGGCATTAATGATGCAGTGGCTCCTCTCACTGATGAAGAGCATCAACTTTATGACAGAATTGACTTTGATTTGAAGGAATATGCTAAGGATGTAGGAGCCACACAACTGCTGCATGGAACAAAG AAAGATATACTGATGCATAGGTGGCGATACCCTTCGTTGTCCCTCCACGGAATAGAAGGAGCTTTCTCTGGATCCGGCGCTAAAACTGTGATTCCACGGAAAGTGATTGGCAAATTTTCAATAAGACTGGTGCCAGACATGACTCCAGAAGTTGTGACTAAGCag gtTCAAGATCACTTGTCCAAAAAGTTTGCTGAGCTGCACAGCCCCAATAAATTCAAAGTAAACCTGGGCCATGGTGGAAAACCTTGGGTGTCAGATTTCAACCATCCCCACTACATGGCTGGAAGAAGAGCTATGAAAACAG TATTTGGTGTGGAGCCAGACTTGACCAGAGAGGGAGGAAGCATTCCTGTCACCCTGACCTTCCAAGAAGCAACAGGCAAAAATGTAATGCTTCTGCCTGTGGGGTCTGCAGATGATGGAGCCCATTCTCAGAATGAGAAACTCAACAG GTACAATTATGTTCAAGGTGTCAAGCTATTGGGTGTATACCTGCGTGAAGTTGCCCAGTTGGAGGACTGA